In the genome of Doryrhamphus excisus isolate RoL2022-K1 chromosome 11, RoL_Dexc_1.0, whole genome shotgun sequence, one region contains:
- the LOC131138113 gene encoding beta-arrestin-1-like: protein MAKVFKKTSGNGGLTLYLGKRDYVDHITSVEQVDGVVKLDPANFGDRKVFVQLACAFRYGSDDLDVMGLCFRKDIWIQHVQIYPEDHKPTLTAMHDTLMKKAGDNSYPFTFEIPNNLPCSVSLQPGPDDKGKACGVDFEVKTFLAMEKCNPDEKIEKKDTARLIIRKIQYAPTQVGAGPKADICKSFMMSEKPVHLEASLEKDLYFHGESIPIKIKVNNESNKTMKKIKITVDQATDIILYSADKYTKCVYTKEFNETIEPSGTLENTLTIVPLLSDNKEKRGLALDGRLKDEDTNLASTTMLTEGTEKEVLGILVSYKIKINLIVAGGGLLGGLTSSDVTAEIPLMLMHPKPEE from the exons ATGGCAAA GGTGTTCAAGAAGACCAGCGGCAATGGGGGGCTCACTCTCTACCTGGGCAAGCGAGACTATGTGGACCACATAACCAGCGTAGAGCAAGTTG ATGGGGTGGTCAAGCTGGACCCAGCAAACTTTGGAGACAGAAAAG TGTTCGTACAGCTGGCGTGCGCCTTCCGCTATGGCAGCGATGACCTGGATGTCATGGGTCTCTGCTTCAGGAAGGACATCTGGATCCAGCACGTCCAGATCTACCCGGAAGACCACAAACCCACGCTCACCGCCATGCACGACACACTGATGAAGAAGGCGGGCGACAACTCTTATCCTTTCACTTTCGAA ATTCCCAACAACCTTCCATGTTCAGTGTCGTTGCAGCCCGGACCAGACGACAAGGGCAAG GCTTGTGGCGTGGACTTTGAAGTGAAGACGTTCCTGGCCATGGAAAAGTGCAACCCTGATGAGAAGATAGAGAAAAA ggacacggCTCGCCTCATCATCCGTAAAATCCAGTACGCCCCCACTCAGGTGGGTGCCGGGCCCAAGGCGGACATCTGCAAAAGCTTCATGATGTCAGAAAAGCCGGTCCACCTGGAAGCGTCCCTGGAGAAAGAT CTCTACTTCCACGGAGAGTCCATCCCCATTAAGATCAAGGTGAACAACGAGAGCAACAAAACGATGAAGAAAATCAAGATCACAG TGGACCAAGCCACCGACATCATCCTCTACTCAGCCGACAAATACACCAAGTGCGTCTACACCAAAGAGTTTAA CGAGACCATTGAGCCCAGTGGAACCTTGGAGAACACGCTCACCATTGTCCCACTGTTGTCGGACAACAAGGAGAAGAGGGGGCTGGCGCTGGATGGACGCCTCAAGGACGAGGACACTAACCTGGCGTCCACCACCAT GCTGACTGAAGGCACGGAGAAGGAAGTGCTGGGGATTCTGGTGTCCTACAAGATCAAGATCAACCTGATAGTGGCTGGAGGAGG CCTGCTGGGGGGTCTCACTTCCAG CGATGTCACCGCTGAGATACCGCTGATGCTCATGCACCCCAAACCTGAAG AGTAA
- the LOC131138110 gene encoding proto-oncogene DBL isoform X3: MAESKPPWGFPRLRRAATSFPGNLHLVLVLRPSTLLGSAPSPSSSTDLGFRFSQDDFLFKMPVVMLRSVGDLLRYIDDNRLTSELCSNVERCRSDWIVLRSAIETFAVTVKEVAQLLQGFGSELSDGELPDEANAIDFLLRSHTQRYRQMKDDIRGVLKEGRLLMANLETLKVSKREGEEQDEDEEDIQADMDTVQRLLSQLRDMEEAFDGFFDKHHLKMQQYHQLILYESSFQQMEEELEKISAEEKAILSVGSTLMHAEQLLKDLHTLDQRAQEAMARAQVMLLHGHQLAANHHYALALIIQRCNELRHHCDVITSGVRGKRASLTRSRDLLLRLDEALRWCDEGAYLLASQMVDKFQTREGAQEALHYLSCHQERAPPVLKNKQDLLSLEFEAVLTPQLQDQISMVMDKLTSMQAMIRNREQCLRKLADVRVRPIQLVAPRPEADPTLQRCKSPLFSPKHGMDFNLLNSKFSFDLLPGKRTSRRNSSQRKIEVMHDYQGNRSSLYGPAPDTDSEAEDNPEQVTRHVMKELIYTEKIYVDELLAVLLGYRAEMEDPSMSHLLPPLLVSQKDILFGNMPEIYQFHSRIFLQDLQRCLDTPERVGECFLLRKEKFQVYERYCQNKPRSESLWRQCSDSAFFQECQKKLEHKLALDSYLLKPVQRLAKYQLLLKELLKHCTQLQYRTQLQEALDCMLDLLKFVNDSMHHTAITGYQGDLGGLGRVLLQGGFSVWISHKRAAVLARFKPMQRHVFLYERALLFCKRRDDDAQERTPVYSFKSCLRMSSMKVTENVKGDAKKFEMCDTRGHEVYILQAPSVEVKVTWLRELGKIISQQQKEQDACVSEPLNSDSSSAKSHPHPSRWEVSVHTSPAHSDPVVHSPRRGWPVAAHSVAICDGLEDWGATDLSTLSDSEEDEDEEDQPAPLVAGRYRVLVASSMASSDDIIFNCGDVIQLIHEDTSGMWLVRNVSRGEEGRVLSEDLHRILGETC; the protein is encoded by the exons ATGGCAGAGTCTAAACCGCCGTGGGGGTTCCCGCGTCTGCGCCGTGCTGCG ACTTCCTTTCCAGGCAACTTGCACTTGGTCCTGGTGCTCCGCCCCTCCACCTTGTTAGGCTCCGCCCCTAGCCCATCTTCAAGCACTGACCTGGGCTTCCGCTTCAGCCaggatgacttcctgttcaagaTGCCG GTGGTGATGCTACGCTCGGTGGGCGACCTGCTGCGCTATATCGATGACAACCGCTTGACGTCAGAGTTGTGCAGCAATGTGGAGCGATGTCGCAGTGACTGGATTGTGCTGCGCTCG gccatTGAGACGTTCGCAGTGACGGTGAAGGAGGTCGCACAACTGTTGCAAGGTTTCGGCTCCGAGTTGTCTGACGGTGAACTTCCTGACGAGGCCAATGCCATCGACTTTCTCCTGCGCTCGCACACGCAGCGATACCGCCAAATGAAG gaCGACATTCGAGGGGTGCTGAAGGAAGGACGCCTCCTGATGGCCAACCTGGAGACACTAAAAGTGTCCAagagggagggggaggagcaggacgaggatgaggaggacatCCAAGCAGATATGGACACAGTTCAAAG gctgCTGTCTCAGCTGCGAGACATGGAGGAGGCCTTCGATGGTTTCTTTGACAAGCACCACCTGAAGATGCAGCAGTACCACCAGCTCATCCTCTACGAGAGCAGCTTTCAGCAG ATGGAAGAGGAACTGGAGAAGATCTCAGCTGAGGAGAAGGCCATCTTGTCAGTGGGAAGCACGCTGATGCATGCTGAACAGCTGCTCAAAGATCTCCACACGCTAGACCAGCGAGCACAG gAAGCGATGGCACGCGCCCAGGTGATGCTCCTGCACGGCCACCAGCTAGCGGCCAACCATCACTACGCCCTGGCGCTCATCATTCAGCGCTGCAATGAGCTGCGACatcactgtgatgtcatcaccagCGGCGTGCGCGGCAAGCGTGCATCACTCACCCGCTCTCGTGACCTGCTGCTGCGCCTGGACGAG gCGCTGCGCTGGTGTGACGAGGGAGCGTACCTGCTGGCCAGTCAGATGGTGGACAAGTTCCAGACTAGAGAAGGTGCTCAGGAAGCCTTGCACTACCTCAGCTGCCACCAGGAGAGGGCGCCACCTGTGCTGAAGAACAAGCAGGACCTCCTCAGCCTGGAGTTTGAGGCAGTCCTCACACCCCAGTTGCAG GATCAGATCTCCATGGTGATGGACAAGCTGACCTCCATGCAGGCCATGATCCGAAACAGGGAGCAGTGTCTGAGGAAGCTGGCCGACGTGCGGGTCAGACCCATCCAGCTGGTGGCACCGCGGCCCGAAGCCGACCCGACTCTTCAGCGCTGCAAGTCTCCCCTCTTCTCACCCAAACATG GCATGGACTTTAACCTCCTCAACTCGAAGTTCTCCTTTGACCTTCTTCCTGGAAAGAGAACCTCCAGAAGGAACAGTAGCCAGCGCAAG atTGAGGTGATGCACGACTACCAAGGCAACCGCAGCTCTCTGTATGGCCCCGCCCCCGACACCGACTCAGAGGCGGAGGACAATCCTGAACAAGTCACACG TCATGTCATGAAGGAACTGATCTACACGGAGAAGATCTACGTGGACGAGCTCCTTGCCGTTCTGCTG GGTTACCGAGCCGAAATGGAGGACCCGTCCATgtctcatcttcttcctccgCTTCTTGTCAGTCAGAAGGACATTCTGTTTGGCAACATGCCAGAAATTTACCAGTTTCACAGCAG AATCTTCCTGCAGGATCTACAGCGTTGCCTGGACACACCAGAGAGGGTGGGGGAGTGCTTCCTCCTGCGG aaggaGAAGTTCCAGGTGTATGAACGCTACTGCCAGAACAAGCCTCGCTCTGAGTCGCTCTGGAGACAGTGCTCTGACTCCGCCTTCTTCCAG GAGTGCCAGAAGAAGCTGGAGCACAAGCTGGCCTTGGACTCGTACCTCCTGAAACCGGTCCAGCGCCTCGCCAAGTACCAGCTCCTCCTCAAG GAGCTTCTCAAGCACTGCACACAGCTGCAGTACCGAACGCAACTGCAGGAGGCGCTAGACTGCATGCTGGACCTGCTGAAGTTCGTCAATGACTCCATGCATCACACCGCCATCACCGGATACCAG GGTGACCTCGGTGGTCTGGGTCGCGTGCTGCTGCAGGGCGGCTTCAGTGTGTGGatcagccacaagagggcggcGGTGCTGGCCCGGTTCAAGCCCATGCAAAGACACGTCTTCCTGTACGAGCGCGCTCTACTCTTCTGCAAGCGGCGGGACGACGACGCACAGGAGCGCACGCCCGTCTACAGCTTCAAATCCTGCCTCAGG ATGAGCTCCATGAAAGTGACAGAGAATGTCAAAGGAGATGCCAAGAAGTTTGAAATGTGCGACACCCGAGGACACGAAGTCTACATCCTGCAG gcccCAAGTGTGGAGGTGAAGGTAACTTGGCTTAGAGAGCTTGGAAAGATCATCAGTCAACAGCAGAAAG AACAAGATGCTTGTGTGTCAGAGCCCCTCAACTCTGACAG CTCGTCGGCCAAAAGCCACCCGCACCCGAGCAGATGGGAGGTGTCTGTGCACAcaagccccgcccactctgACCCTGTGGTTCACTCACCTCGACGCG GTTGGCCCGTCGCCGCCCACTCGGTGGCCATCTGTGACGGCCTGGAGGACTGGGGGGCCACGGATCTGTCCACACTGTCAGACTCTGAGGAGGACGAGGATGAGGAAGACCAGCCCGCCCCGCTG GTCGCAGGCCGGTACCGGGTCCTGGTGGCCAGCAGCATGGCCagcagtgatgacatcatctttaACTGTGGTGATGTCATCCAGCTGATACACGAGGACACGTCAGGAATGTG GCTGGTGCGGAACGTAAGCCGTGGCGAAGAGGGGCGTGTCCTGTCTGAGGACCTGCACAGGATTCTGGGAGAGACGTGCTGA
- the LOC131138110 gene encoding proto-oncogene DBL isoform X1, with protein sequence MAESKPPWGFPRLRRAATSFPGNLHLVLVLRPSTLLGSAPSPSSSTDLGFRFSQDDFLFKMPVVMLRSVGDLLRYIDDNRLTSELCSNVERCRSDWIVLRSAIETFAVTVKEVAQLLQGFGSELSDGELPDEANAIDFLLRSHTQRYRQMKDDIRGVLKEGRLLMANLETLKVSKREGEEQDEDEEDIQADMDTVQRLLSQLRDMEEAFDGFFDKHHLKMQQYHQLILYESSFQQMEEELEKISAEEKAILSVGSTLMHAEQLLKDLHTLDQRAQEAMARAQVMLLHGHQLAANHHYALALIIQRCNELRHHCDVITSGVRGKRASLTRSRDLLLRLDEALRWCDEGAYLLASQMVDKFQTREGAQEALHYLSCHQERAPPVLKNKQDLLSLEFEAVLTPQLQDQISMVMDKLTSMQAMIRNREQCLRKLADVRVRPIQLVAPRPEADPTLQRCKSPLFSPKHGMDFNLLNSKFSFDLLPGKRTSRRNSSQRKIEVMHDYQGNRSSLYGPAPDTDSEAEDNPEQVTRHVMKELIYTEKIYVDELLAVLLGYRAEMEDPSMSHLLPPLLVSQKDILFGNMPEIYQFHSRIFLQDLQRCLDTPERVGECFLLRKEKFQVYERYCQNKPRSESLWRQCSDSAFFQECQKKLEHKLALDSYLLKPVQRLAKYQLLLKELLKHCTQLQYRTQLQEALDCMLDLLKFVNDSMHHTAITGYQGDLGGLGRVLLQGGFSVWISHKRAAVLARFKPMQRHVFLYERALLFCKRRDDDAQERTPVYSFKSCLRMSSMKVTENVKGDAKKFEMCDTRGHEVYILQAPSVEVKVTWLRELGKIISQQQKEQDACVSEPLNSDSASEVCVSWGRASSGGCSACLPVTHSSSAKSHPHPSRWEVSVHTSPAHSDPVVHSPRRGWPVAAHSVAICDGLEDWGATDLSTLSDSEEDEDEEDQPAPLVAGRYRVLVASSMASSDDIIFNCGDVIQLIHEDTSGMWLVRNVSRGEEGRVLSEDLHRILGETC encoded by the exons ATGGCAGAGTCTAAACCGCCGTGGGGGTTCCCGCGTCTGCGCCGTGCTGCG ACTTCCTTTCCAGGCAACTTGCACTTGGTCCTGGTGCTCCGCCCCTCCACCTTGTTAGGCTCCGCCCCTAGCCCATCTTCAAGCACTGACCTGGGCTTCCGCTTCAGCCaggatgacttcctgttcaagaTGCCG GTGGTGATGCTACGCTCGGTGGGCGACCTGCTGCGCTATATCGATGACAACCGCTTGACGTCAGAGTTGTGCAGCAATGTGGAGCGATGTCGCAGTGACTGGATTGTGCTGCGCTCG gccatTGAGACGTTCGCAGTGACGGTGAAGGAGGTCGCACAACTGTTGCAAGGTTTCGGCTCCGAGTTGTCTGACGGTGAACTTCCTGACGAGGCCAATGCCATCGACTTTCTCCTGCGCTCGCACACGCAGCGATACCGCCAAATGAAG gaCGACATTCGAGGGGTGCTGAAGGAAGGACGCCTCCTGATGGCCAACCTGGAGACACTAAAAGTGTCCAagagggagggggaggagcaggacgaggatgaggaggacatCCAAGCAGATATGGACACAGTTCAAAG gctgCTGTCTCAGCTGCGAGACATGGAGGAGGCCTTCGATGGTTTCTTTGACAAGCACCACCTGAAGATGCAGCAGTACCACCAGCTCATCCTCTACGAGAGCAGCTTTCAGCAG ATGGAAGAGGAACTGGAGAAGATCTCAGCTGAGGAGAAGGCCATCTTGTCAGTGGGAAGCACGCTGATGCATGCTGAACAGCTGCTCAAAGATCTCCACACGCTAGACCAGCGAGCACAG gAAGCGATGGCACGCGCCCAGGTGATGCTCCTGCACGGCCACCAGCTAGCGGCCAACCATCACTACGCCCTGGCGCTCATCATTCAGCGCTGCAATGAGCTGCGACatcactgtgatgtcatcaccagCGGCGTGCGCGGCAAGCGTGCATCACTCACCCGCTCTCGTGACCTGCTGCTGCGCCTGGACGAG gCGCTGCGCTGGTGTGACGAGGGAGCGTACCTGCTGGCCAGTCAGATGGTGGACAAGTTCCAGACTAGAGAAGGTGCTCAGGAAGCCTTGCACTACCTCAGCTGCCACCAGGAGAGGGCGCCACCTGTGCTGAAGAACAAGCAGGACCTCCTCAGCCTGGAGTTTGAGGCAGTCCTCACACCCCAGTTGCAG GATCAGATCTCCATGGTGATGGACAAGCTGACCTCCATGCAGGCCATGATCCGAAACAGGGAGCAGTGTCTGAGGAAGCTGGCCGACGTGCGGGTCAGACCCATCCAGCTGGTGGCACCGCGGCCCGAAGCCGACCCGACTCTTCAGCGCTGCAAGTCTCCCCTCTTCTCACCCAAACATG GCATGGACTTTAACCTCCTCAACTCGAAGTTCTCCTTTGACCTTCTTCCTGGAAAGAGAACCTCCAGAAGGAACAGTAGCCAGCGCAAG atTGAGGTGATGCACGACTACCAAGGCAACCGCAGCTCTCTGTATGGCCCCGCCCCCGACACCGACTCAGAGGCGGAGGACAATCCTGAACAAGTCACACG TCATGTCATGAAGGAACTGATCTACACGGAGAAGATCTACGTGGACGAGCTCCTTGCCGTTCTGCTG GGTTACCGAGCCGAAATGGAGGACCCGTCCATgtctcatcttcttcctccgCTTCTTGTCAGTCAGAAGGACATTCTGTTTGGCAACATGCCAGAAATTTACCAGTTTCACAGCAG AATCTTCCTGCAGGATCTACAGCGTTGCCTGGACACACCAGAGAGGGTGGGGGAGTGCTTCCTCCTGCGG aaggaGAAGTTCCAGGTGTATGAACGCTACTGCCAGAACAAGCCTCGCTCTGAGTCGCTCTGGAGACAGTGCTCTGACTCCGCCTTCTTCCAG GAGTGCCAGAAGAAGCTGGAGCACAAGCTGGCCTTGGACTCGTACCTCCTGAAACCGGTCCAGCGCCTCGCCAAGTACCAGCTCCTCCTCAAG GAGCTTCTCAAGCACTGCACACAGCTGCAGTACCGAACGCAACTGCAGGAGGCGCTAGACTGCATGCTGGACCTGCTGAAGTTCGTCAATGACTCCATGCATCACACCGCCATCACCGGATACCAG GGTGACCTCGGTGGTCTGGGTCGCGTGCTGCTGCAGGGCGGCTTCAGTGTGTGGatcagccacaagagggcggcGGTGCTGGCCCGGTTCAAGCCCATGCAAAGACACGTCTTCCTGTACGAGCGCGCTCTACTCTTCTGCAAGCGGCGGGACGACGACGCACAGGAGCGCACGCCCGTCTACAGCTTCAAATCCTGCCTCAGG ATGAGCTCCATGAAAGTGACAGAGAATGTCAAAGGAGATGCCAAGAAGTTTGAAATGTGCGACACCCGAGGACACGAAGTCTACATCCTGCAG gcccCAAGTGTGGAGGTGAAGGTAACTTGGCTTAGAGAGCTTGGAAAGATCATCAGTCAACAGCAGAAAG AACAAGATGCTTGTGTGTCAGAGCCCCTCAACTCTGACAG TGCGTCTGAGGTGTGTGTCTCGTGGGGCAGAGCCTCGTCGGGAGGCTGCTCAGCGTGTCTTCCTGTTACTCACAGCTCGTCGGCCAAAAGCCACCCGCACCCGAGCAGATGGGAGGTGTCTGTGCACAcaagccccgcccactctgACCCTGTGGTTCACTCACCTCGACGCG GTTGGCCCGTCGCCGCCCACTCGGTGGCCATCTGTGACGGCCTGGAGGACTGGGGGGCCACGGATCTGTCCACACTGTCAGACTCTGAGGAGGACGAGGATGAGGAAGACCAGCCCGCCCCGCTG GTCGCAGGCCGGTACCGGGTCCTGGTGGCCAGCAGCATGGCCagcagtgatgacatcatctttaACTGTGGTGATGTCATCCAGCTGATACACGAGGACACGTCAGGAATGTG GCTGGTGCGGAACGTAAGCCGTGGCGAAGAGGGGCGTGTCCTGTCTGAGGACCTGCACAGGATTCTGGGAGAGACGTGCTGA
- the LOC131138110 gene encoding proto-oncogene DBL isoform X2, whose translation MAESKPPWGFPRLRRAATSFPGNLHLVLVLRPSTLLGSAPSPSSSTDLGFRFSQDDFLFKMPVVMLRSVGDLLRYIDDNRLTSELCSNVERCRSDWIVLRSAIETFAVTVKEVAQLLQGFGSELSDGELPDEANAIDFLLRSHTQRYRQMKDDIRGVLKEGRLLMANLETLKVSKREGEEQDEDEEDIQADMDTVQRLLSQLRDMEEAFDGFFDKHHLKMQQYHQLILYESSFQQMEEELEKISAEEKAILSVGSTLMHAEQLLKDLHTLDQRAQEAMARAQVMLLHGHQLAANHHYALALIIQRCNELRHHCDVITSGVRGKRASLTRSRDLLLRLDEALRWCDEGAYLLASQMVDKFQTREGAQEALHYLSCHQERAPPVLKNKQDLLSLEFEAVLTPQLQISMVMDKLTSMQAMIRNREQCLRKLADVRVRPIQLVAPRPEADPTLQRCKSPLFSPKHGMDFNLLNSKFSFDLLPGKRTSRRNSSQRKIEVMHDYQGNRSSLYGPAPDTDSEAEDNPEQVTRHVMKELIYTEKIYVDELLAVLLGYRAEMEDPSMSHLLPPLLVSQKDILFGNMPEIYQFHSRIFLQDLQRCLDTPERVGECFLLRKEKFQVYERYCQNKPRSESLWRQCSDSAFFQECQKKLEHKLALDSYLLKPVQRLAKYQLLLKELLKHCTQLQYRTQLQEALDCMLDLLKFVNDSMHHTAITGYQGDLGGLGRVLLQGGFSVWISHKRAAVLARFKPMQRHVFLYERALLFCKRRDDDAQERTPVYSFKSCLRMSSMKVTENVKGDAKKFEMCDTRGHEVYILQAPSVEVKVTWLRELGKIISQQQKEQDACVSEPLNSDSASEVCVSWGRASSGGCSACLPVTHSSSAKSHPHPSRWEVSVHTSPAHSDPVVHSPRRGWPVAAHSVAICDGLEDWGATDLSTLSDSEEDEDEEDQPAPLVAGRYRVLVASSMASSDDIIFNCGDVIQLIHEDTSGMWLVRNVSRGEEGRVLSEDLHRILGETC comes from the exons ATGGCAGAGTCTAAACCGCCGTGGGGGTTCCCGCGTCTGCGCCGTGCTGCG ACTTCCTTTCCAGGCAACTTGCACTTGGTCCTGGTGCTCCGCCCCTCCACCTTGTTAGGCTCCGCCCCTAGCCCATCTTCAAGCACTGACCTGGGCTTCCGCTTCAGCCaggatgacttcctgttcaagaTGCCG GTGGTGATGCTACGCTCGGTGGGCGACCTGCTGCGCTATATCGATGACAACCGCTTGACGTCAGAGTTGTGCAGCAATGTGGAGCGATGTCGCAGTGACTGGATTGTGCTGCGCTCG gccatTGAGACGTTCGCAGTGACGGTGAAGGAGGTCGCACAACTGTTGCAAGGTTTCGGCTCCGAGTTGTCTGACGGTGAACTTCCTGACGAGGCCAATGCCATCGACTTTCTCCTGCGCTCGCACACGCAGCGATACCGCCAAATGAAG gaCGACATTCGAGGGGTGCTGAAGGAAGGACGCCTCCTGATGGCCAACCTGGAGACACTAAAAGTGTCCAagagggagggggaggagcaggacgaggatgaggaggacatCCAAGCAGATATGGACACAGTTCAAAG gctgCTGTCTCAGCTGCGAGACATGGAGGAGGCCTTCGATGGTTTCTTTGACAAGCACCACCTGAAGATGCAGCAGTACCACCAGCTCATCCTCTACGAGAGCAGCTTTCAGCAG ATGGAAGAGGAACTGGAGAAGATCTCAGCTGAGGAGAAGGCCATCTTGTCAGTGGGAAGCACGCTGATGCATGCTGAACAGCTGCTCAAAGATCTCCACACGCTAGACCAGCGAGCACAG gAAGCGATGGCACGCGCCCAGGTGATGCTCCTGCACGGCCACCAGCTAGCGGCCAACCATCACTACGCCCTGGCGCTCATCATTCAGCGCTGCAATGAGCTGCGACatcactgtgatgtcatcaccagCGGCGTGCGCGGCAAGCGTGCATCACTCACCCGCTCTCGTGACCTGCTGCTGCGCCTGGACGAG gCGCTGCGCTGGTGTGACGAGGGAGCGTACCTGCTGGCCAGTCAGATGGTGGACAAGTTCCAGACTAGAGAAGGTGCTCAGGAAGCCTTGCACTACCTCAGCTGCCACCAGGAGAGGGCGCCACCTGTGCTGAAGAACAAGCAGGACCTCCTCAGCCTGGAGTTTGAGGCAGTCCTCACACCCCAGTTGCAG ATCTCCATGGTGATGGACAAGCTGACCTCCATGCAGGCCATGATCCGAAACAGGGAGCAGTGTCTGAGGAAGCTGGCCGACGTGCGGGTCAGACCCATCCAGCTGGTGGCACCGCGGCCCGAAGCCGACCCGACTCTTCAGCGCTGCAAGTCTCCCCTCTTCTCACCCAAACATG GCATGGACTTTAACCTCCTCAACTCGAAGTTCTCCTTTGACCTTCTTCCTGGAAAGAGAACCTCCAGAAGGAACAGTAGCCAGCGCAAG atTGAGGTGATGCACGACTACCAAGGCAACCGCAGCTCTCTGTATGGCCCCGCCCCCGACACCGACTCAGAGGCGGAGGACAATCCTGAACAAGTCACACG TCATGTCATGAAGGAACTGATCTACACGGAGAAGATCTACGTGGACGAGCTCCTTGCCGTTCTGCTG GGTTACCGAGCCGAAATGGAGGACCCGTCCATgtctcatcttcttcctccgCTTCTTGTCAGTCAGAAGGACATTCTGTTTGGCAACATGCCAGAAATTTACCAGTTTCACAGCAG AATCTTCCTGCAGGATCTACAGCGTTGCCTGGACACACCAGAGAGGGTGGGGGAGTGCTTCCTCCTGCGG aaggaGAAGTTCCAGGTGTATGAACGCTACTGCCAGAACAAGCCTCGCTCTGAGTCGCTCTGGAGACAGTGCTCTGACTCCGCCTTCTTCCAG GAGTGCCAGAAGAAGCTGGAGCACAAGCTGGCCTTGGACTCGTACCTCCTGAAACCGGTCCAGCGCCTCGCCAAGTACCAGCTCCTCCTCAAG GAGCTTCTCAAGCACTGCACACAGCTGCAGTACCGAACGCAACTGCAGGAGGCGCTAGACTGCATGCTGGACCTGCTGAAGTTCGTCAATGACTCCATGCATCACACCGCCATCACCGGATACCAG GGTGACCTCGGTGGTCTGGGTCGCGTGCTGCTGCAGGGCGGCTTCAGTGTGTGGatcagccacaagagggcggcGGTGCTGGCCCGGTTCAAGCCCATGCAAAGACACGTCTTCCTGTACGAGCGCGCTCTACTCTTCTGCAAGCGGCGGGACGACGACGCACAGGAGCGCACGCCCGTCTACAGCTTCAAATCCTGCCTCAGG ATGAGCTCCATGAAAGTGACAGAGAATGTCAAAGGAGATGCCAAGAAGTTTGAAATGTGCGACACCCGAGGACACGAAGTCTACATCCTGCAG gcccCAAGTGTGGAGGTGAAGGTAACTTGGCTTAGAGAGCTTGGAAAGATCATCAGTCAACAGCAGAAAG AACAAGATGCTTGTGTGTCAGAGCCCCTCAACTCTGACAG TGCGTCTGAGGTGTGTGTCTCGTGGGGCAGAGCCTCGTCGGGAGGCTGCTCAGCGTGTCTTCCTGTTACTCACAGCTCGTCGGCCAAAAGCCACCCGCACCCGAGCAGATGGGAGGTGTCTGTGCACAcaagccccgcccactctgACCCTGTGGTTCACTCACCTCGACGCG GTTGGCCCGTCGCCGCCCACTCGGTGGCCATCTGTGACGGCCTGGAGGACTGGGGGGCCACGGATCTGTCCACACTGTCAGACTCTGAGGAGGACGAGGATGAGGAAGACCAGCCCGCCCCGCTG GTCGCAGGCCGGTACCGGGTCCTGGTGGCCAGCAGCATGGCCagcagtgatgacatcatctttaACTGTGGTGATGTCATCCAGCTGATACACGAGGACACGTCAGGAATGTG GCTGGTGCGGAACGTAAGCCGTGGCGAAGAGGGGCGTGTCCTGTCTGAGGACCTGCACAGGATTCTGGGAGAGACGTGCTGA